One region of Drosophila kikkawai strain 14028-0561.14 chromosome 2R, DkikHiC1v2, whole genome shotgun sequence genomic DNA includes:
- the RpS23 gene encoding small ribosomal subunit protein uS12 — protein MGKPRGLRTARKHVNHRRDQRWADKDYKKAHLGTRWKANPFGGASHAKGIVLEKVGVEAKQPNSAIRKCVRVQLIKNGKKITAFVPRDGSLNYIEENDEVLVAGFGRKGHAVGDIPGVRFKVVKVANVSLLALYKEKKERPRS, from the exons ATGG GCAAGCCAAGAGGTCTGCGCACTGCCAGGAAGCATGTGAACCATCGCCGCGACCAGCGCTGGGCCGATAAGGACTACAAGAAGGCTCATCTGGGAACCAGATGGAAGGCCAATCCCTTCGGAGGTGCTTCCCACGCCAAGGGAATCGTGCTCGAGAAGGT CGGCGTTGAAGCCAAACAGCCCAACTCTGCCATCCGCAAGTGCGTGAGGGTGCAGCTGATCAAGAACGGCAAGAAGATCACCGCCTTCGTGCCCCGTGACGGTAGCTTGAACTACATTGAGGAGAACGACGAGGTTCTGGTCGCCGGTTTCGGTCGTAAGGGTCACGCCGTCGGTGATATTCCCGGTGTCCGTTTCAAGGTTGTCAAGGTGGCCAACGTCTCTCTGTTGGCTCTCTACAAGGAGAAGAAGGAACGCCCAAGATCTTAG
- the LOC108073037 gene encoding uncharacterized protein, with amino-acid sequence MSGRVKLPLGSRSFFFFVTSSCCLIFFASAQDTSSYYFPSQNRFVPSSGTFPRQQQPQSLNGFRASSGGFSPAAPGSYQEQLLFIANENAKQSAVPAVSSPFGSGAPYGGGNSQFAKPNRQTDYYDISPRPFGVPAASAVSGAGAGAGTGASVTNGFTRSKAIRNGAGNSLNGGGFQPQTQRINVPHQQTQFLAHFSESGNDKRPVTPSHTRPFGNGGGFSPTRTRTQAPVSALPENPATPASTPFRPRNRYQPGSSATPSSSTTTTTDSAEVSSKRYNRFGSNRVKSTSTTSTTQNTPSERPSFGRKSPNPRRPVFISREVNEPVSLVSKRPFNYSGARLKLPARPTARTTSTTESAEEEEEEEALDEDQDEEDQENSDDQYEQESDEGPEDHSQSSSLEKLPLQEENVTPVTVAKNEASLPAEHSEVTTTSEVDNESSTASTEESQTDVSEVTNAEVEATTLVSAQEEEIAEEVTTIIPQENQSTEELQVEEQVVTTETPVESTSEQEEVVSPKAVEKLEEEPKPTKQEEHSSSKQESHSSSKQEEQSESQYDDEGEGEDYEYEDEEGGEDSTKEVEAQDSKPSSTPSAEHVDDREIISVVTTKSVVNGSTVLPAPVTPSSNTITEEEGEETLSEAKVDTTTPINLETEEKASNATENYVVVASIQPSRSINGARFLPFPAIEQEETKQTLSELERKVHSKQQKQPEGSEEVPVVSSSVQPPVAASTESIIDKLDRVQSELSSGLLSGKYPIISQMDSSTPATSTTAAAGSGKFVPHIRKFQPRTTSAPSTTSSGSKLKVQHFDEGEMDELAGLLPVGFKPKSSYKNRKITTTTSTTEAPPAELTKPKPGRNSTISRSFKSGQVTVQDVALAGLLPKGYKPPRTTTTTTTTTKKPDESSVKPSSGLESLFSEVKFDDSLAALLPKDYKLSSTPKPEVSVVDDISKFLPPGYKANSTTPSSSTTPRNLPVAVPFDDLSKFLPPGYKAPKEKEQPKLPEGVTPIKIDDLSSLLPPGFKLNETAKADSESSDEIPASLLPPGYKSKKVHPASTTTTTGKPKAVPSSTTEAAAVTESGGGSGLKVVFPKGFHKRVGSHRLTTPHPSQDGAASEPKKDEGSPQVVIKKGPPTRATTEFTGWPTPPTTPLSIDKLNAQTINFEDLLTASGTSSTSSSTTTTTSTTTTTTPRPTKPGHCTADCDLAATIKIIDGVAWKPELLDHNTLEWKNLAHELEAQLNEVYSGASQLNKWYKKVRIDSFSKGSVLVDYYVELANITEDVDTLEIRQLFHDALTKPATPSVPDKDAQENETDSVSGPQEEHLVTASYQMGKYIIDPVATDFSVIAKNVHTNVEYAEEDLLIPQWAIVVIVIGVGSLVFVIIFGVTVLLNRQKRAKKAPIPLTNDMLNELKVNHMGGVDNYGVDDFYNIDDPWNDTKQPIKPKRFTNSMHGSNSSNIYDSWRSTRHPHTSGDYFYDQQPTYSQKGDSLKRPQHHHHHGSHSNHGQYSGRDHHQPQQHQQAYGHQYPDAFADAHQMYSYNNHASRTRYSRDYDPDF; translated from the exons ATACTTCCAGCTACTATTTCCCCTCGCAAAACCGATTTGTGCCATCATCTGGAACCTTTCcccgccagcagcagccgcagtcCCTCAATGGTTTCCGTGCCAGCTCCGGCGGCTTCTCACCCGCTGCTCCAGGCTCCTACCAGGAGCAACTCCTTTTCATAGCCAATGAGAATGCCAAGCAATCGGCGGTGCCGGCGGTCAGTTCCCCCTTCGGCAGCGGTGCTCCATATGGTGGTGGCAATTCCCAGTTTGCG AAACCGAATCGCCAGACGGACTATTACGATATCTCGCCACGCCCCTTTGGAGTGCCGGCAGCATCGGCGGTAtctggtgctggagctggagcgggAACTGGTGCATCAGTGACCAACGGCTTCACACGCTCAAAGGCGATACGGAATGGAGCTGGCAATAGCCTGAATGGAGGAGGATTCCAGCCGCAGACGCAGCGCATCAATGTGCCCCACCAGCAGACGCAATTTCTGGCCCACTTCAGCGAGTCCGGG AACGACAAGCGTCCGGTGACTCCGTCCCACACTCGGCCGTTCGGCAATGGCGGTGGCTTCTCACCCACACGGACACGGACCCAGGCTCCGGTTTCAGCGCTGCCGGAGAACCCAGCCACGCCCGCCTCTACGCCTTTTAGGCCCAGGAATCGGTATCAGCCGGGTAGCAGTGCCACTCCttccagcagcaccaccacgaCCACGGACAGTGCCGAGGTCAGCAGCAAGCGGTACAATCGTTTTGGCAGCAACAGGGTCAAGTCTACGAGCACCACCTCGACGACTCAGAACACGCCTTCAGAACGTCCAAGTTTTGGCAGAAAGTCACCCAATCCCAGGCGTCCCGTCTTCATCAGTCGCGAAGTCAACGAACCAGTGAGTTTGGTGAGCAAGAGGCCCTTCAATTACAGCGGAGCCAGGCTGAAGTTGCCAGCCAGACCCACTGCCCGCACCACTAGCACCACCGAGAGTGccgaggaagaggaggaggaggaagccCTGGACGAGGATCAGGACGAAGAGGATCAGGAAAACAGCGATGATCAGTATGAACAGGAATCCGATGAGGGACCAGAGGATCATTCGCAGTCCTCTAGTTTGGAGAAACTGCCCCTCCAGGAGGAGAATGTGACGCCAGTGACAGTGGCCAAGAATGAGGCATCTCTGCCAGCTGAGCATTCCGAGGTCACCACCACTTCGGAAGTCGATAATGAGAGCAGCACCGCTAGCACCGAGGAAAGCCAAACGGATGTCTCAGAAGTCACCAATGCCGAAGTGGAAGCCACCACCTTGGTCTCTGCTCAGGAAGAGGAGATTGCCGAAGAAGTCACAACCATTATTCCGCAGGAGAACCAGTCCACAGAGGAACTACAAGTGGAAGAACAGGTCGTGACCACTGAGACTCCAGTTGAAAGCACATCCGAGCAGGAGGAAGTTGTGAGCCCAAAGGCGGTGGAGAAACTGGAAGAGGAACCCAAGCCAACAAAGCAGGAGGAGCACAGTTCTTCCAAGCAGGAAAGCCACAGCTCATCCAAGCAGGAAGAGCAATCTGAATCCCAGTATGACGATGAAGGAGAAGGTGAGGATTATGAGTATGAGGATGAAGAAGGTGGCGAAGACTCAACCAAAGAGGTGGAAGCACAGGATTCCAAGCCATCGTCTACGCCCAGTGCCGAGCATGTGGATGATCGCGAAATCATCTCTGTGGTAACCACCAAGAGTGTGGTTAATGGATCCACTGTTCTGCCTGCGCCAGTCACGCCTAGTTCCAACACAATaacggaggaggagggagAGGAAACCCTGTCCGAAGCTAAAGTAGACACCACCACTCCCATTAACTTGGAAACCGAAGAAAAGGCATCCAATGCCACGGAAAACTATGTAGTGGTGGCTTCCATCCAGCCCAGTCGCAGCATCAACGGTGCCAGGTTCCTGCCCTTCCCCGCCATCGAGCAGGAGGAGACCAAGCAGACCCTGTCCGAGCTGGAGCGGAAGGTGCACTCCAAGCAGCAGAAACAGCCAGAGGGCAGTGAAGAGGTCCCTGTTGTCAGCTCCTCCGTTCAGCCTCCGGTTGCCGCCTCCACCGAGAGCATCATCGATAAGCTGGATCGCGTCCAGTCAGAGCTGTCCAGCGGTCTGCTATCCGGGAAATATCCCATAATCAGCCAGATGGACTCCTCCACGCCGGCTACCAGCACAACCGCTGCCGCGGGCTCTGGTAAATTCGTGCCCCACATCAGGAAGTTCCAGCCGAGGACCACCTCTGCtcccagcaccaccagcagtgGCAGCAAACTCAAGGTACAGCACTTCGATGAGGGTGAAATGGACGAGCTGGCGGGACTCCTGCCAGTGGGCTTTAAGCCCAAATCCAGCTACAAGAACCGCAAGATTACAACAACCACGTCCACGACGGAGGCTCCCCCGGCAGAGCTGACAAAGCCCAAGCCGGGACGCAACTCCACCATAAGTCGGTCCTTTAAGAGCGGCCAGGTGACAGTGCAGGACGTGGCTCTGGCGGGTCTCCTGCCCAAGGGCTATAAGCCGCCCAGGACAACTACTACCACGACAACGACAACTAAGAAACCGGATGAGAGCAGTGTCAAGCCCTCCTCTGGCCTGGAGAGTCTCTTCAGCGAGGTGAAGTTCGACGACAGCCTGGCCGCCCTTCTGCCCAAGGACTACAAATTGAGCAGTACACCCAAGCCAGAGGTTTCTGTGGTGGATGATATCTCCAAGTTCTTGCCGCCAGGCTACAAGGCGAACTCCACCACTCCCAGCTCCTCGACCACTCCCCGAAACCTGCCAGTGGCTGTGCCCTTCGATGACTTGAGCAAGTTCCTGCCGCCCGGCTATAAGGCTcccaaggagaaggagcagcccaAGCTGCCAGAGGGTGTGACGCCCATTAAAATCGATGATTTGAGCAGTCTGTTGCCACCAGGATTTAAGCTGAATGAAACCGCCAAGGCGGATTCCGAGAGCAGCGATGAGATCCCTGCCTCGCTGCTGCCACCTGGCTACAAGTCAAAGAAGGTTCACCCTGCCTCTACGACCACAACGACGGGCAAACCCAAGGCCGTGCCTTCCAGCACCACTGAAGCAGCCGCTGTGACCGAGAGTGGCGGAGGAAGTGGCCTAAAGGTTGTGTTCCCCAAGGGTTTCCACAAGCGAGTGGGTTCCCATCGCCTAACAACTCCGCATCCCTCTCAAGACGGCGCAGCCTCTGAGCCCAAAAAGGACGAGGGATCACCGCAAGTGGTGATCAAGAAGGGTCCCCCGACTAGAGCCACCACTGAGTTCACTGGCTGGCCAACACCGCCCACTACTCCGCTGTCCATCGACAAGCTGAACGCTCAAACCATTAACTTTGAGGATCTGCTGACGGCCAGTGGAACAAGCAGTACCAGTAGCAGCACCACCACGACGACGAgcacaacgacgacgacgacaccGCGACCCACGAAACCGGGTCACTGCACCGCTGACTGCGATCTGGCGGCCACCATCAAGATCATCGATGGTGTGGCCTGGAAACCAGAGCTGCTAGATCACAATACGCTGGAATGGAAGAATCTGGCCCACGAGCTGGAGGCACAGCTCAATGAAGTCTACTCGGGAGCCTCGCAGCTAAACAAATGGTACAAGAAGGTGCGCATCGATAGCTTCAGCAAGGGCAGTGTCCTGGTCGACTACTATGTGGAGCTGGCCAACATCACCGAGGATGTGGATACCCTGGAAATTCGCCAGCTGTTCCATGATGCCCTGACCAAGCCAGCGACTCCCTCCGTGCCGGATAAGGATGCCCAGGAGAATGAGACGGACAGCGTGTCGGGACCGCAGGAGGAGCATTTGGTTACCGCCAGCTATCAGATGGGCAAATACATCATTGATCCGGTAGCCACAGATTTTAGTG TCATAGCCAAGAATGTGCACACCAATGTTGAATATGCCGAGGAGGATCTGCTTATACCCCAATGGGCTATTGTGGTGATTGTTATAGGCGTGGGTTCCCTGGTCTTTGTCATCATCTTTGGCGTCACAGTG CTGCTGAATCGCCAAAAGAGGGCCAAAAAGGCTCCGATTCCTCTGACGAATGACATGCTAAACGAGCTCAAGGTGAACCACATGGGCGGTGTAGATAACTATGGCGTTGATGATTTCTACAACATAGACGATCCCTGGAATGATACCAAACAGCCCATCAAGCCAAAG CGCTTCACCAACTCCATGCACGGCAGCAACAGTTCCAACATCTATGACAGCTGGCGCTCCACTCGCCATCCGCACACCAGCGGTGACTACTTCTATGACCAACAGCCGACGTACTCCCAGAAGGGCGACTCCCTGAAGAGGCCGCAGCATCACCACCATCACGGAAGTCACAGCAACCACGGCCAGTACAGTGGGCGAGATCATCACcagccgcagcagcatcagcaggcgTACGGACACCAGTATCCGGATGCCTTCGCCGATGCCCATCAGATGTACAGCTACAACAACCATGCGAGTAGGACGCGCTACTCGCGCGACTACGATCCCGACTTCTGA
- the Fib gene encoding rRNA 2'-O-methyltransferase fibrillarin codes for MGKPGFSPRGGGGGGGGGGGFRGRGGGGDRGGGGGFRGRGGGDRGGDRGGRGGFGGRGGGGGRGGGGGRGGGGFGGRGGGGGRGRGGGGGRGGGGRGGGAGGFKGGKTVTIEAHRHEGVFIARGKEDALVTRNFVPGSEVYGEKRISVETNGEKIEYRVWNPFRSKLAAAILGGVEQIHMPPGSKVLYLGGASGTTVSHVSDVVGPEGLVYAVEFSHRSGRDLINVAKKRTNIIPIIEDARHPHKYRMLVGMVDTIFADVAQPDQGRIVALNAQHFLKNGGHFVISIKASCIDSTAQPEAVFAAEVKKMQADKLKPQEQLTLEPYERDHAVVVGVYRPPPKQ; via the exons ATGGGCAAACCAG GTTTTAGTCCAcgcggtggtggcggcggcggaggaggaggcggtggcttCCGTGGtcgtggcggtggcggcgatCGCGGAGGTGGCGGCGGATTCCGTGGCCGTGGAGGCGGCGACCGTGGTGGAGATCGCGGCGGCCGAGGAGGATTTGGAGGacgcggcggcggtggtggccgTGGAGGTGGCGGAGGACGCGGAGGCGGTGGCTTCGGCGGAcgaggcggcggtggtggaCGCGGTCGTGGTGGCGGCGGAGGCCGTGGAGGCGGCGGACGTGGAGGCGGCGCCGGAGGCTTCAAGGGCGGCAAAACAGTCACCATTGAAGCGCATCGTCACGAGGGCGTGTTCATTGCCCGCGGCAAGGAGGATGCCCTGGTCACCAGGAACTTTGTACCCGGCTCTGAAGTCTACGGCGAGAAGCGCATCTCTGTCGAG ACCAATGGCGAGAAGATTGAGTACCGTGTGTGGAATCCCTTCCGCTCCAAGCTGGCCGCTGCTATCCTGGGCGGCGTTGAGCAGATTCACATGCCACCGGGCTCCAAGGTCCTGTACCTGGGCGGTGCTTCCGGAACGACAGTCTCCCATGTGTCCGACGTTGTGGGACCCGAGGGTCTTGTCTACGCCGTCGAGTTCTCTCACCGTTCCGGTCGCGATCTGATCAATGTGGCCAAGAAGCGCACCAACATCATACCCATCATCGAGGACGCTCGACATCCCCACAAGTACCGCATGCTGGTCGGCATGGTGGACACGATTTTCGCCGACGTTGCCCAGCCGGATCAGGGCCGTATTGTGGCGTTGAATGCCCAGCACTTCCTGAAGAACGGCGGACACTTTGTCATCTCGATCAAGGCCTCCTGCATTGACTCGACGGCGCAGCCCGAAGCTGTCTTTGCCGCCGAGGTGAAGAAGATGCAGGCGGACAAGCTGAAGCCCCAGGAGCAGCTCACGCTGGAGCCCTATGAGAGAGACCACGCCGTCGTTGTCGGCGTCTACCGACCACCGCCCAAGCAGTAA